CCTCCCGTATCACTCGATCCCCGCCTTCGTCACCCTGCTTTCGATTCTCCCGCCCAAGATTCCTCATGAGTACCGATTCTTGAGCCCTTACATCAAGTCGCTCACCTCGCCTCCGCGATCCGTTCTGGTCCACGAAGCGATCCACAAGGCCGACTTCCTCAACACCCTGTCCGAATACGCTCTCGAGGCGTGCAGAAATCAACAACAGTACCCGACTCTGGTCTCATTCTGGGGTGGAATTATGACAGAGGCCGTGAACGGACTTCTCGAGAACATGCGGTCCGGTCGCGCCGCTGTACAGCAGGACAACAATGAAGCTTTTCTGCACCGCGTCGGGCCTACCCTCGCCGAGGCAATGTCGATGAAGAAGGTTCCCAACATGCAAATCGCCTCCTACATGGCCGTCACCATCGTTGCGGCCAAGGGCAGCTTCGACGACGCAACCCTCTCGGCTTTCATGGAGCAGATCGTTCACGGCTGGACCAGCGAGACTGTGCGCCCCGGGCTTGTCTGCTTGTGCATTCTGGCGCAGTACCGCTCGGCGAAGCAACTTTCCGGAAAGGTCACCAAGGCTTTGTTGAAGGTCCAGAACCTCGGCGAGATACTGGTCGAGCTGggccaggagaggagggtcGACAAGCTCACCAACGGACTATGCATTGCCTTCATCGAACGCTTGtgcaagaagggcgacgcTCGCGGCCTGCCGATTATCCGCGCCATCTTGATGAGCAAGATCTTGAAGGAGAAGCAGATTGCTGTCATTTTCAAGTCCCTGGTGCTGGCTGCGCACAgactcgacgacgaggttgacaAGGACGGCGAAATCCGCAAGGAGCTTGGCTCCACGTTGATCGACCTGTCTCGCTTCTCGGGCGAGACGAGCGAGATCATCCGTACCGTCTTGGAGGAAGTCGACTTTGACGTCGAGGAGTTGGAAATGAAGCTTGACGTCTCCATCCGCCAAAGAAAGGCCCTGCCGGGCTCTCAGGAGGACGTCGAAATGACCGAATCCAAGACCCCTGCTCCTTCCAAGGAGGATCTGAGAGAGACTATCCGGGAACTCTCGACCCAGAAGCGCGCCCTCCCCTCGTGTCTTTCTACCACCACCGGCGAGGTTTACGACGAGTTCAGCAGACTCTTCCTTCGCGTCGTCTCCCAGCAGTCCGAGGACCCGACACTGCTCGCTGATTTCGACCAGCTGCCATCTCTGAGCCGCCAAACTGCAGTCAGCGACCACACATACATCACCTTCTTTGTCCGCATCTGGTCGGGTCCTTACCCGACTctcgctcgcgctgccgccgtAGATGCTGTCAGGAGACGTCTGAGCGACGGTGACGGCAACGACCTCGACTTCCAGGCTCTGATCCCCTACTGTCTTGTGGCTCTCGTTGATTCCTCCAAGAAGGTGCGCCGTGCTGCTGCCGAGCTACTGATCCAGATTGGTCATTTCTTCCCCCCTCAGTCAAAGGCCGCGAAGAAGTCTGTCTGGGGCGGTAAGAACCTATACGACGACAGTGCCAAGGTGCAATGGCTGGAGGCCGACACTGTCTCCCGCCTGTTGCACGGCGTAATTCTTCCCGCTCTGGAGGAATGCATCATGCACGAAGACCACATTCGCGCAGTGCTGCACTCTACCCTCGACAGCAGCGCCAAGAACGAGGGCAGCGACGGAAAGAAGGCGCTCAGCTCAGCAGGCAGATCGTCGGTCTTGTCATTCTTAGCCAGCCACGTTGTTGCGACACCGCTGCTCCGGGTCAAGTCCAACCTTCTCTCTGTCCTCAACCGCATCAGAGGAGTGTCGTCCacctcgaggacgaaggtACTGCTGCCGGCGTTCCAGTGGTGGGCTTCCTTGTCTGCGGAAGAGACGAACCGTCTctccgaggtcgaggaagtGGACCAGGCTGTGCTTCACACCAGATTCGCCGAGATCGTTGTGCCCAACGACAGCGAGGGGCTGGATTGCCTCCTCTCGATCATCAAGGACTCTGCCTCCGCCAAGCGTCCGGAGCTGGTCCGGTCCATCTCTGCGCGCATCCGCGCCATCTGGAGTTCGATGAAGGCCGATACCAAGTTCGACGTGGCTCAGACAATGCTGGAACTCTCTCAGGCGCGGCACGCAtcccaggacgaggaggacatcATTGCCGATGAGGCTGCCGATTTCCTGAGGAACGTCGAGCTGACCACAGAGATCCTCGCCTACTTCCTCGAGTCCATCCAGACCGGTACAAAGCTCATCACCGAGCCGCCGGCAAACAAGCGACGCAGGACCAGCTCGTCTGAGGCGAACCGCGCAGTCACCGCGCAGGCCAGTGCTGAGCTGAGTGCGACGTTGAGATCGGTCACGTTTGTGCTCCAGCTGGTGGATGGTTCCAACCCTGCTGCCCACCCGGAGCTCCTCGACAGTCTATTCGGCACCCTCTCGGAGCTGCAGCACTTCCGCACCGTCATTGGATCCGAGCTTGGCTACCTGCAAAACCTGGTGCTGACAAGCTTGATCGCGATGGTCCCCGCCTATAGGAACAACAAGAGCCTGAAGATTGACGGCTCTGGAGGCCACGGCGACCTGCTCGTCAATTGCATCCAGAAGTCTTCCAGCCCGATTGTGCAAAACTCGGCCTTGCTTCTGATTGCCAGCCTCGCCTCTGCCGCCCCGGATCTCGTGCTTCATAGCGTCATGCCCATCTTCACTTTCATGGGCGCCTCCGTTCTCCGCCAGAACGACGACCACTCTGCGCATGTGGTGAACCAGACCATCAAGGAGGTCGTCCCGCCTTTGATGGCGTCGctcaagaagggcaagcGAAACCCGGTCGCCGGTGCCACCGAGTTGCTTGCCAGCTTCGTCACCGCGTACGAGCACATCCCCGCACACCGCAAGCAGGGCTTGTTCGTTGCTCTCATCAACACCCTGGGTCCCGATGAGTTCCTGTACGCCCTGTTGGCGATGCTGGTCGATAGATACGGCCCCAACGACAGCCTGATGGCGTTTGCCTCTGAACTCCTCGGCTTTTACAGCGCTGAGGTGCAGCTCCAGACCTTGGCCAGGCTCCTTGACTTGATCAGTGACATCTTCAAGCCCAAGCCCGGTCTTTCGGCCACTCTgctgggcgtcggcgaggacttggcggagaagaagcccgagaCCACTgccctgcagcagctgacTGTCTTCCCCTCTCTCCTTTCCAGCAGGAAGCTCCGGAAGGAGATCACCGTCCTTACAGAGAGGGACGATATGGACTCATCCAAGATCCGGGACCTGTACGCCATTCTTCTCAGGGATgtcctggccctcgccgagacCGTCAAGAATCAGAAGGCGTTACACGAGTGCTGCGGCAATGCCCTGGCCAACCTGCTCAACCTACTGTCTATTGGCGAGTTCATCAAGTCGGTCGAGAACCTGTTGGACCATACCGAAATCGATCTCCGCCGCAAGGTTCTGCGGGCACTCGAGGTTCGCGTGGACCAGGAGGGCGTCGCAGATGTtgcctcgaggacggcgctGCTCGCTTTCCTGCCGCAGCTGACAGCCGCGATCCGGGACACGGACGACATCAAGTACAAGCACACCGCTGTTGCCTGCATCGACAAGATTGCGGAGAAGTACGGCAagaaggatgtcgaggccGTGGCAGGCGCCGCGGCGACCATCGCCGGGCCTCACTGCCTCGGCCAGCCCGACACCCGCTTGCGCGTCATGGCCCTGCTCTGCCTTGCCTCTCTCGTTGATGTCCTGCAAGATGGCATCCTGCCTATCGTCAATATTGCCATTTCCCAGGCGATTCTCTATATCGAACAGagcgtggaggaggagaaggccgcGAACGAGCTGCACAACGCCGGCTACGCGTTCATCACCGCCCTGGCGCAGCACCTGCCTTACATGATCTCCGCGAAGCACCTGGACAACATCTTCCTCGCTTCCAACAAGTCCGCTGAGGCCAACCTGGAcaacgaggccgacgacgagcgccTCAACTGCCTGAGATTCCTTGCTAGGAAGGTCGAAGCCAAGACCCTGCTGGCCAGTCTGGAGAGGAACTGGATTCCGGCCACTGAGACTGGTTTCGACGTGAGTTTGCCAAAGTACAACGAGACTAGAAAAAGACTAACAAACATGCAGGCAACTGACGAATGGGTTGACATCTTTGGCGTTGTGGTCGAGAGTCACACCAAGTCCGTCGTCACAAAGAACGTTACTGCCCTGTCGACGATTCTCCTCAACTCGCTGGACCTCCGGAGACGCGAGCACGCAAAGGAGAAGCTTGGCAACACGGCGTCTCAGCGCGTGTCCAAGATCGAGGCGTCAATCAACGAAGTCGCCCTCAAGATGATCTACAAGCTCAATGATGCGGCTTTCCGGCCCATCTTTACGCACATCGTCGAGTGGTCCACGCAGCTCCCCAAGCAAGATGTCGCCGGACGCGCGCTGCGCCGTTTCAGCGTCTACGGGTTCTTGCAGATGTTCTTCGAGAGCCTCAAATCGATCGTCACCAACTACGCAACCTACATTgtggacgacgccgtcgaaaTCATCAAGACGTGCGACTTCAAGCTGCCGGAGCAGAAGGAGCTGTGGCGGCGCGTCCTGTCGACTCTGGCAAGGTGCTTTGAGCACGACCAGGACGATTTCTGGCAAGCGCCCGCGCATTTCAGCAAGGCCGCGCCGGTTCTCACCGCGCAGTTCCTCAACGCCTCTTCCGTTGACCTGTCGGCCGAGCTAatccccgccgtcgtcgaatTGGCGTCTGCGGCAGACTCCCAGGAGCACCAAAAGGAGCTCAACAGCACGATCCTCCGCCACCTGCGGTCTGAGCAGGCGTCGGTACGTCTGGCGGCCGTCAAGTGCCAGcaggagctcgccgagaagcttGGCGAGGAATGGCTGTCGGCGCTGCCTGAGATGTTGCCTTACATCAGCGAGctccaggacgacgacgacgaggtggtcGAGCGCGAGACGCACCGGTGGATCGTCAAGATCGAGGGTGTCCTTGGCGAAAGCCTGGACTCCATGTTGCAGTAAGATAGGGCTCGTAGTATGCAAGAAAACTGGAGAAAGGGGCCCGTAAGGCTTGAGGAGAGGGTATCGATCGGACGGAGATTCGGACCTTTGAGTGTGGACGATTCCGTGTAAAAAAACCCCCATAAataaagaagaaaaaaaaggggtGGGATTTTGAGACGTCATTTGGACATTAAAAAGCGGGAACGGCCACGCCGGAGTGTCCGGACGGCAAGAAGTGGAGACATGAGACGTCACTTGCCCGTGTAGCCCGGCCACGTTGTTTAGGCTCCGGTGACGCAGAGCTGGGAAAAAGGTTGCATGTAATTGAATTTAGACAAAAGCTCCTGGTTTCCTAAAGTCAAACATAATTTTCACACTTTCAATTTCACTTCGCCCAGTCGCCCTGCATTGCCACGAGCGTGTCGCACATACATATGAACCCTTGGACTTTgacatcccccccccgccgtcCCGTTTCGTCCCGCCTTGTCCCGCAATCAGCAATTGCGCTCTTTGAGAACTCTCCGATACCGAACGCCTCAACCTCCCGGCCCGTTATCGTGCCCACTTGGCGTTTGCTTAAGCCTGCACAAACCATCGGGCATaacccaccgccgccctgaTCTTGTGACAAAGGTTAAATAAAGCCCAGCCTGAGGTTGAGTCTGTGGGGGTTTTATATATGACATACAGCTCCTACGGCCCCGTTATAGCAGGTGTGGTGGTGTGATTCAAACCTCGAAATGGCTTCATCGAAAGTTGCACAACAATATTGGAGAAGTCTGGCCCGGCCCGGACGCCGGGGGCCTGCCGGAACCGCGTTGCAGCTCGAGACCGTGACTAACACGAGTCTTGTGAAGCATCGCAGCAATACGAGCTCAAGTTCGCCAACGGGTCAGTCACGGCTTATATCAACTTAGTCACCTTCATcatcccccacccccaccccttCTATCCCCCGAGAGCGAAGCAGGAATGGGAACAAACCAACTCACACAACAGGACAGAACAAAAACGCGAAAGAGTCGTCGTGTTGGGCTCGGGATGGGCAGGCTACGCCTTCGCCCGCGAATTGGACCCCAAGAAGTACGAGCGCATTCTCATCTCGCCGCGCTCCTACTTCGTCTTCACTCCCTTgctggcctcgacctcggtcGGCACCCTCGAGTTCCGCTCCATCCTTGAGCCCGTCCGCCGGCTGGGCTTGGACTCCTTCCACGAAGCCTGGGCGGACGACATTGACTTCTCCAAGAAGCTCATCCGCATCGAAAAGGTCACGTCGGGCGACGCCACCTCCCGCACGCTCCCGGCGAGGGAGCCGCACCTCCCCAAGAAAGGAGAGGTGATTGACGTGCCTTACGACAAGCTAGTCATCTCCGTCGGGGCGTACTCGCAGACTTTCGGTatcgagggcgtcaaggagTATGCCAGTTTTCTGAGGGACGTTGGCGATGCGAGGAGCATTCGTCTGAGGGTGCTCCAGTGCTTCGAAAAGGCCGACTGGCCCACGACCACGGACGAGCAGCGGAAAAAATTGTTGCACTTTGCTGTTGTAGGAGGCGGACCAACCGGAATTGAGGTCTGTTTTTCTTttcattgtcgtcgtcgtcgtcgtcgtcttcggtTCTTTTAATGTCTTTCTTGAACCTGCCGCTGACTCGACTTCCagttcgccgccgagctgcacGATCTCATCCATGATGATCTCTCCAAGCTGTACCCGCACCTCATGGAGTACATCGACATCACGATCTACGACATCGCGCCCAAGGTCCTGCCCATGTTCGACCAGCAGCTCGCCTCCTacgccgaggacctcttCCGCCGCCAGGGTATCAAGGTGAAGACGGAGCACCACCTGCAGCGCATCCGgcccgacgaggacgacgcgcTCGGCACGCTTAAgctcaagatcaaggagtacggcgacgacgaggtcggcgccggcatcgtgGTGTGGAGCACAGGGCTGATGCAGAACCCGCTGGTTCAGACGATCATGAAGAAAGAGCTGCGTAACCCCaacgcggcggccgagagaaaaggaaaggaagagaCGGGCACGGTGAAGATCCTGAAGGCGGAGAAAAGTGCCGGCATCGTCACGGACTCTTGTCTGCGGgtccgcctcgacgacccggcGGACGCGAAGGCCGTTCTGCCGGATGTGTATTCGATGGGCGACTGCTCCGTGCTGGAGACCGAGACActgccggcgacggcgcaggTCGCCAGCCAGCAGGCCGTGTATCTCGCCAAGGCGCTCAACAAGGCGGCTGGGGCCGGGGCAGGGCAGAGCAAGCCGTTCAAGTTCCGCAACCTGGGGACGATGGCGTATCTCGGAAGCTGGAAGGCGATTCACCAGAGCTCCGCGGACGAGCTGAAGGGCCGTGCAGGTATGTTGCGATGAGTTTGTGAGATGCATCCGGGGGGACAATCTGCTAACAATCTGGTCCGCAGCCTGGATCTTGTGGCGTTGCGCGTACCTGACCAAGTCGATGAGCATTCGGAACAAGATCCTGGTGCCAGTTTACTGGTTCATCACTTGGGTTTTCGGAAGGGGCATTTCCCGGTTCTGAGTGATGGGGAACTTTGGGGGGTGCCAAAACCTCTTTCTGGGGTCGTTGAAGCATAATCTCGGCCATCATGAGGTCTGGTTTCTTTGTTTGCAAGCCTTTGTTTTTTGGCAATATGTAAGATACGGACGAGAAGTTGCGGCGGTTAACCTCTGGCGAAGAGCAAGTCCAGATTTGATCTGCAATCTccttggtttttttttcttaAGCGATAGACTTAGACAAAGGAAGGCAACCCGGAAACATGCGATAGATCCATGGGGAAGATCGGTAGTCTCTGCCTGGCTGCGTACCGTACAGAAATACCCCGTCCCATTACATCACACTAGACTGCTATAGTAGGTCGGAACATGCTGCAGTGGCATTGGGCATGTTTCATTGAACCTGCACCCGCAAGCGGTTGATAGATAAATGTGCTTGGACTTGGCCATAACAAGTCACTTACATCGACAGGGGCAGACAGACAAATTGGGATCGGGAGCACCAAAGTAAACCTCGACAACGCAGCACCTGATGTCTCTTATCGGGCCGGTACACGACGGTCCCATCGAATGAAAAGATCTTGTATATTCATGTTCGTCAATCATGCCCTGCAAATCTCAACGCTGTTTTAACTGATCTATTGGCGCAGAAACCTTTCAGTACTGGGGGTATCCTGATTGCGAGGGGAAGCGGGTGCCATTAACACCCTGAACACCCTGGCCAAGCTGGCTGGCAACGACTGTCGCCTCCCGCACCGCACGCGCAACGGTGCCTCTCACACGGCCCTCCTCAAGCACCAACAGCCCGCCGATCGTGCAGCCGCCGGGCGTGCTGACCTTGTCCCGCAGGAGAGCCGGGTGATCGCCGTTCTGgaccagggcggcggcgcccttcATGGTCTGGGCAGCCATCCTCTGGGCCTCGGCACGAGGGAGGCCCATGGCCACTGCGCCGTCGATGGCagcctcgaggacgagcgcAAAGAAGGCCGGGCCGGAGCCGCATAGAGCGGTGCTGGCGTCCATGTTGTTGGCAGGCAGGTAcacgacgtcgccgatgCGCTTGAAGATCCAGGTGACGAGGCTCGCGGTCTGGGGAGGCAGCGGGTACGTCggggcgccgatgacggtcATGCTCTCGCGGATGAGCGAGGCGGTGTTGGGGAGAGCGCGGATGACGCGGCACCGGCCGTCCTCCTCTGGGTTTTTGGTCGGCGCGGCGCCGTGGAGGATCTCCTCCAGGTGCGTCTCGGTGACGCCGGCGCAGATGCTGACGAGCAGCTTGCCGTGGAGGGCGCGGGCCATGCCGGGCTCGCTAAGGACGTCCTTGACCATGTAGGGCTTGCaggcgaggatgatgacctCGGACTGGTGGACCGAGTTGACGTTGTCATTCTGGACGACCTTGAGGACGGAGGAGTGCTCCCAGAGCGCCTTCTTGACCTTCTTGGCGCTCTCGGGCCGGCGCACGCAGGCGATGAAGCGCGAGGGGAGACGGGCGGGAACCTCGTCGTACAACGGGGTGGAGGTGCCGGACGCCGAAGGAGTCTGGAGAGGCCTGGGTGCCTGCATCTCCACGAGAGAGGTGAGGATGCCGTTAAGAATGGCGATGCCCATGGTTCCTGTTCCCGGGGTCAGTCAACTTCTGGCTTCATCTTGAGGACTTGACAGCCCAGAGAGACACTCACCGCAACCAAGGACGGTCATTGTAAGCTCCGAAGAGCTGTAGTCTCCCATGACAGACATGGCTAAGGGGGAGTGAATGATGATAGTATGAGAGGGAATTGCGGTGTAAGTGACACTTCTACAGTGCTCCTTGTATGAAGGCTGGTTTGATTACAGGGGGAAAAGCCACACAAAAAAACCACCTTCGTTTGCACAGTAAAGTTCAATGCGTCGATAAGTTCTTTGATTGCCAAAACCGCTCAGCCTTATCAGTCAAAAGCACAGGAATAAAGATGAAGAAAAAGGAGTTTCCCGGCCAATATTGTTATCCACCTCTCATGGAAAAGAGAAGCTCTCCACTGTTCCGATATCGTCCGCCCTCATCCACTGAGCTCTCTTTTCTCAGACGCTAAGCCCAAAGCAGACTTAGCGTCAACCTTATGCCTTTCGCACAGTGCTCACAATCCAGAAACCACTGAAGGATGGAGGAAATTCAGAGGACACCCCTGTGGGAAACTTGCCTGTTGCTACTCCAGCTTCAGCGTGGGCGACCCATTACAGCAGCTTTGATTCTCAGCAAGAGCATCGACCTGATCTCATCAACGACCTCAGTCCGGGCATTGTCAGCGAACTCGACAGCTACCCTGACGCCTCTCCCCAGTCCCAATCGCCCGAAGCCGAGTACGACGGCAACTGGGACTCAGCAGAGATGGCGGACCCTTTCGAGGTTCGGATGCGCTTCACGGCCCAGCTCCAGCATCTCAACGCATCTGTCACCTCGGCTCAGAAGGCCGCTCAGTATGCCCTCAAGTACAAggacatggacgaggacCTGCACTCTTGCATCCTCGAGCAGTTGGAGCGAGTGAGTCTGTCGCgaaaaataaaataaaaatggAATAAGAACTTGGCAGAGATCGGTGCTGATttctcaacccccccccctcccagaaCAACATGAATACTCGCGCCAACATCATGTACTTCATCGAGCATTTCCTGGAGATGGCTCAGAAGGAGAAACACATCGACTACGTCCGCATGATGCAGCGCGACATCatccgcatcgtcgacgcaGTCGCTCCTGATGACGGATCTGGCGCCGCCAATGTCAAGGTCGTCAGAAGAGTGAGTTACTCTCTCGcacccccctctctctcactcaccttGCTTATGTGACTTGGGTGAATGAGTTACTGACGCGCAAACTAGGTTCTCCGGGGCCTCCAGCAGAAGGACTTCCTTGAGGCGCgcaccgtcgacgagatTGAAGAGGTTCTCAAGGAGCGCGAGACCAGCGCCCACGACGCTGGCCTC
The genomic region above belongs to Colletotrichum higginsianum IMI 349063 chromosome 2, whole genome shotgun sequence and contains:
- a CDS encoding BP28CT domain-containing protein, producing MASSLAAQLAQIAANSKASLDIKAQKAAHSKSLIFEPRVAATQSYQTLFTICSEGFEELCELDGRFKPFSKTLFSEQSMSEDRTQMTTAENAELDKKVESFLRLVGSRLRLMPSIRALEWLVRRFRIHENNTKSLITTFLPYHSIPAFVTLLSILPPKIPHEYRFLSPYIKSLTSPPRSVLVHEAIHKADFLNTLSEYALEACRNQQQYPTLVSFWGGIMTEAVNGLLENMRSGRAAVQQDNNEAFLHRVGPTLAEAMSMKKVPNMQIASYMAVTIVAAKGSFDDATLSAFMEQIVHGWTSETVRPGLVCLCILAQYRSAKQLSGKVTKALLKVQNLGEILVELGQERRVDKLTNGLCIAFIERLCKKGDARGLPIIRAILMSKILKEKQIAVIFKSLVLAAHRLDDEVDKDGEIRKELGSTLIDLSRFSGETSEIIRTVLEEVDFDVEELEMKLDVSIRQRKALPGSQEDVEMTESKTPAPSKEDLRETIRELSTQKRALPSCLSTTTGEVYDEFSRLFLRVVSQQSEDPTLLADFDQLPSLSRQTAVSDHTYITFFVRIWSGPYPTLARAAAVDAVRRRLSDGDGNDLDFQALIPYCLVALVDSSKKVRRAAAELLIQIGHFFPPQSKAAKKSVWGGKNLYDDSAKVQWLEADTVSRLLHGVILPALEECIMHEDHIRAVLHSTLDSSAKNEGSDGKKALSSAGRSSVLSFLASHVVATPLLRVKSNLLSVLNRIRGVSSTSRTKVLLPAFQWWASLSAEETNRLSEVEEVDQAVLHTRFAEIVVPNDSEGLDCLLSIIKDSASAKRPELVRSISARIRAIWSSMKADTKFDVAQTMLELSQARHASQDEEDIIADEAADFLRNVELTTEILAYFLESIQTGTKLITEPPANKRRRTSSSEANRAVTAQASAELSATLRSVTFVLQLVDGSNPAAHPELLDSLFGTLSELQHFRTVIGSELGYLQNLVLTSLIAMVPAYRNNKSLKIDGSGGHGDLLVNCIQKSSSPIVQNSALLLIASLASAAPDLVLHSVMPIFTFMGASVLRQNDDHSAHVVNQTIKEVVPPLMASLKKGKRNPVAGATELLASFVTAYEHIPAHRKQGLFVALINTLGPDEFLYALLAMLVDRYGPNDSLMAFASELLGFYSAEVQLQTLARLLDLISDIFKPKPGLSATLLGVGEDLAEKKPETTALQQLTVFPSLLSSRKLRKEITVLTERDDMDSSKIRDLYAILLRDVLALAETVKNQKALHECCGNALANLLNLLSIGEFIKSVENLLDHTEIDLRRKVLRALEVRVDQEGVADVASRTALLAFLPQLTAAIRDTDDIKYKHTAVACIDKIAEKYGKKDVEAVAGAAATIAGPHCLGQPDTRLRVMALLCLASLVDVLQDGILPIVNIAISQAILYIEQSVEEEKAANELHNAGYAFITALAQHLPYMISAKHLDNIFLASNKSAEANLDNEADDERLNCLRFLARKVEAKTLLASLERNWIPATETGFDATDEWVDIFGVVVESHTKSVVTKNVTALSTILLNSLDLRRREHAKEKLGNTASQRVSKIEASINEVALKMIYKLNDAAFRPIFTHIVEWSTQLPKQDVAGRALRRFSVYGFLQMFFESLKSIVTNYATYIVDDAVEIIKTCDFKLPEQKELWRRVLSTLARCFEHDQDDFWQAPAHFSKAAPVLTAQFLNASSVDLSAELIPAVVELASAADSQEHQKELNSTILRHLRSEQASVRLAAVKCQQELAEKLGEEWLSALPEMLPYISELQDDDDEVVERETHRWIVKIEGVLGESLDSMLQ
- a CDS encoding Pyridine nucleotide-disulfide, translating into MASSKVAQQYWRSLARPGRRGPAGTALQLETVTNTSLVKHRSNTSSSSPTEQKRERVVVLGSGWAGYAFARELDPKKYERILISPRSYFVFTPLLASTSVGTLEFRSILEPVRRLGLDSFHEAWADDIDFSKKLIRIEKVTSGDATSRTLPAREPHLPKKGEVIDVPYDKLVISVGAYSQTFGIEGVKEYASFLRDVGDARSIRLRVLQCFEKADWPTTTDEQRKKLLHFAVVGGGPTGIEFAAELHDLIHDDLSKLYPHLMEYIDITIYDIAPKVLPMFDQQLASYAEDLFRRQGIKVKTEHHLQRIRPDEDDALGTLKLKIKEYGDDEVGAGIVVWSTGLMQNPLVQTIMKKELRNPNAAAERKGKEETGTVKILKAEKSAGIVTDSCLRVRLDDPADAKAVLPDVYSMGDCSVLETETLPATAQVASQQAVYLAKALNKAAGAGAGQSKPFKFRNLGTMAYLGSWKAIHQSSADELKGRAGMLR
- a CDS encoding Pyrroline-5-carboxylate reductase — its product is MSVMGDYSSSELTMTVLGCGTMGIAILNGILTSLVEMQAPRPLQTPSASGTSTPLYDEVPARLPSRFIACVRRPESAKKVKKALWEHSSVLKVVQNDNVNSVHQSEVIILACKPYMVKDVLSEPGMARALHGKLLVSICAGVTETHLEEILHGAAPTKNPEEDGRCRVIRALPNTASLIRESMTVIGAPTYPLPPQTASLVTWIFKRIGDVVYLPANNMDASTALCGSGPAFFALVLEAAIDGAVAMGLPRAEAQRMAAQTMKGAAALVQNGDHPALLRDKVSTPGGCTIGGLLVLEEGRVRGTVARAVREATVVASQLGQGVQGVNGTRFPSQSGYPQY
- a CDS encoding CTD kinase subunit gamma: MKKKEFPGQYCYPPLMEKRSSPLFRYLLTIQKPLKDGGNSEDTPVGNLPVATPASAWATHYSSFDSQQEHRPDLINDLSPGIVSELDSYPDASPQSQSPEAEYDGNWDSAEMADPFEVRMRFTAQLQHLNASVTSAQKAAQYALKYKDMDEDLHSCILEQLERNNMNTRANIMYFIEHFLEMAQKEKHIDYVRMMQRDIIRIVDAVAPDDGSGAANVKVVRRVLRGLQQKDFLEARTVDEIEEVLKERETSAHDAGLSSPVNGDVEMGDAPPAQSLPTNGRALRLEKRQIEQRIEEDRERHKRLRENIWAIGAHDNAEVDKIWEETSDFGDDDHILAEEEFTEFTQAMQHSCPPKPPAGPASTRIVNGKKR